A genomic region of Gemmata massiliana contains the following coding sequences:
- a CDS encoding tetratricopeptide repeat protein: MQGEPAGGSPSQEARGDGVGSAPVEDDALSHVTKCLERDDYLSAASHLEGYVRRHADQPMFRFQLAEMYLRAAHPAEAKCHLEQFVADAQTGPTALQSHLVTAHIKLREIAISTRDRFGESFHRGVGLVLLVREQDGDPKRDEGFCEEMLCKALRALKEAKEQRPGDSRVRMYLAEVHERTGNRHGAGAERAAARADVVSGELTAKERLPLLLRE; the protein is encoded by the coding sequence ATGCAGGGGGAACCCGCAGGGGGTTCCCCCTCACAAGAGGCGAGGGGGGATGGGGTAGGTTCCGCCCCGGTCGAAGACGATGCTCTGAGCCACGTCACGAAGTGCCTGGAACGCGATGACTACCTCAGTGCCGCATCGCACCTCGAAGGTTACGTTCGGCGGCACGCGGACCAGCCGATGTTCCGGTTCCAACTCGCGGAAATGTACCTGCGGGCCGCGCACCCGGCGGAAGCGAAGTGCCACCTCGAACAGTTCGTCGCTGATGCGCAGACCGGTCCGACCGCGTTGCAGTCACACTTGGTGACCGCACACATCAAGTTACGCGAGATCGCGATCAGCACGCGCGACCGGTTCGGCGAATCGTTTCACCGTGGTGTTGGGTTAGTTTTGCTCGTCAGAGAGCAGGACGGCGATCCCAAGCGCGACGAAGGGTTCTGCGAGGAAATGCTGTGCAAGGCGCTCCGCGCGCTGAAGGAAGCGAAGGAGCAGCGCCCGGGTGATTCGCGCGTGCGAATGTACCTTGCCGAAGTACACGAGCGAACCGGGAACCGGCACGGGGCCGGTGCCGAGCGAGCCGCGGCGCGGGCCGACGTCGTGAGCGGT